Proteins from one Candidatus Methylomirabilota bacterium genomic window:
- a CDS encoding transcriptional regulator yields MTVRSALRDALRTGSLTARELSARVGIPEKQVAGHLEHLDRSLRAAGERLHVEPACCLDCGFVFRKRDRLSRPSRCPVCRSEHLDGPRFAIVPP; encoded by the coding sequence GTGACCGTGCGGAGCGCGCTCCGGGACGCCCTCCGGACCGGGTCCTTGACCGCGCGCGAGCTGTCGGCCCGCGTCGGCATTCCGGAGAAGCAGGTCGCCGGGCACCTCGAGCACCTCGATCGCTCCCTCCGGGCGGCCGGGGAGCGGCTCCACGTCGAGCCGGCCTGCTGCCTGGACTGCGGGTTCGTCTTCCGCAAGCGCGACCGGCTCAGCCGGCCCTCCCGGTGCCCGGTGTGCCGCAGCGAGCATCTGGATGGGCCGCGGTTCGCGATCGTCCCCCCATGA